One window of the Brevibacterium limosum genome contains the following:
- a CDS encoding uracil-xanthine permease family protein, translating into MPATPDPDKSDSTAGNDADTAVEADTTPSADTDASGTAVHPVDQLRPIRNLIPFAIQHVLVMVATPISSVFLIATALGLDGQTTSAVLSAVFVFSGLGSILQSVGVWKIGVRLPFVMLPGGAATILFITIAQGTDVETAVGAVLLTGVFYILAVTLFVKVLKFFPPLVIGIVVIVIGINLVQVTGKLMVGEPDSPDFGDPQNLLLGLITIVITVLCFRFFRGMLGKLSVAVGLVGGTIVGALMGATDFSGQTDGPLFAVPTLFPFGSPKFDLIAAIPMLLWALASMAEATGQTIINGEIVGKEVEPHRAVPRLIRSDGIITVLGGLFGTPAMVTSGENVGIVRASGVRSRYVTAIAGILLILIGLSPVARILNGVPSAVVGGTAVVVFAIIAVLGIQMLAKIDFNQTGNLITATVGLAAGLMPVLIPGMYSQLPQSASSLLGSGVAMAAFVSVLLNLLFHHTGKRNRHPKARTPIADPSKLDQRPADYRI; encoded by the coding sequence TCAGCTGCGTCCGATCCGCAACCTCATCCCGTTCGCCATTCAGCACGTGCTGGTCATGGTGGCGACTCCGATCTCGTCGGTGTTCCTCATCGCCACCGCACTGGGGCTGGATGGGCAGACCACCTCGGCGGTGCTGTCGGCGGTCTTCGTCTTCTCCGGTCTCGGGTCGATCCTGCAGTCGGTGGGCGTGTGGAAGATCGGCGTCCGACTGCCGTTCGTAATGCTTCCCGGTGGGGCGGCGACGATCCTGTTCATCACGATCGCGCAGGGCACCGATGTCGAGACCGCGGTCGGTGCGGTCCTGCTCACGGGTGTCTTCTACATCCTCGCGGTGACGCTGTTCGTCAAGGTGCTCAAGTTCTTCCCGCCGCTGGTCATCGGGATCGTGGTCATCGTCATCGGCATCAACCTCGTCCAGGTGACCGGCAAGCTCATGGTCGGCGAACCTGATTCGCCGGACTTCGGCGACCCGCAGAACCTGCTCCTCGGCCTCATCACAATCGTCATCACCGTGCTGTGCTTCCGGTTCTTCCGCGGAATGCTCGGCAAGCTCTCCGTGGCCGTCGGGCTCGTCGGCGGCACCATCGTCGGCGCGCTCATGGGCGCCACCGACTTCTCCGGCCAGACCGACGGCCCGCTGTTCGCCGTGCCGACCCTCTTCCCCTTCGGCTCGCCGAAGTTCGATCTCATCGCCGCGATCCCCATGCTGCTGTGGGCGCTGGCGTCGATGGCCGAGGCGACCGGACAGACGATCATCAACGGCGAGATCGTCGGCAAAGAGGTCGAACCCCACCGCGCGGTCCCCCGCCTCATCCGCTCCGACGGCATCATCACCGTCCTCGGCGGCCTCTTCGGCACCCCGGCGATGGTCACCAGCGGCGAGAACGTCGGAATCGTGCGTGCCTCGGGTGTGCGCAGCCGATACGTGACCGCGATCGCCGGAATCCTCCTCATCCTCATCGGCCTCAGCCCCGTCGCACGCATCCTCAACGGTGTGCCCTCGGCCGTCGTCGGCGGCACCGCCGTGGTCGTCTTCGCGATCATCGCCGTCCTCGGCATCCAGATGCTCGCGAAGATCGATTTCAATCAGACGGGCAACCTCATCACGGCCACCGTCGGCCTGGCCGCAGGACTCATGCCGGTGCTCATTCCCGGCATGTACTCACAGCTGCCGCAGAGCGCATCGTCCCTGTTGGGAAGCGGTGTCGCCATGGCTGCGTTCGTCTCCGTGCTGCTCAACCTGCTCTTCCACCACACCGGCAAGCGCAATCGGCACCCGAAGGCCCGGACCCCGATCGCCGATCCGAGCAAGCTCGACCAGAGACCCGCCGACTACCGGATCTGA
- a CDS encoding LacI family DNA-binding transcriptional regulator: MSDFPRAHRVTIADVAHEAGVSRTTVSHALSGQGKVNAATRAKVKEVADRLNYRPSVRAQSLRSGKSQTLALLSSMPAAVSAGPSQLGFFTELAMGCARTALLEGYVFALAPPNEETNPVDLLDIDGAILLEPTVDDPLAEALRDRGIPYVTIDGPGPGGGPGAGVGPGAGGGLPVDQAGDAEAGADSKWSIDLHHRATAGLLLDHLVEQGAAQPALLVSRSLRGAQTAAREVYAETAAARSFTPLIAEADETSGEDGAFSATKRLLAEHPDIDAVLAPIDTFATGAVRAAQDSGRTVGEDLLVATRYDGLRARTSNPPLTAVDLGLEAISSAAVEMLVTVLDGDHASNAGAALVGGDRGPAAADDSGSAASAGSSGPALVVRESTAGVSPDRRRD, encoded by the coding sequence ATGTCTGACTTCCCACGCGCACACCGCGTCACGATCGCCGATGTGGCGCATGAGGCCGGTGTTTCGCGGACGACGGTCTCGCATGCGCTCAGCGGTCAGGGGAAGGTCAACGCCGCCACCCGTGCCAAGGTCAAAGAGGTCGCCGACCGGCTGAACTATCGGCCCAGCGTCCGAGCCCAGAGCCTCCGATCGGGTAAGTCGCAGACCCTGGCCCTCCTGTCGTCGATGCCGGCAGCCGTCTCCGCGGGGCCTTCCCAACTCGGCTTCTTCACCGAACTGGCCATGGGGTGTGCGCGAACCGCGCTGCTCGAGGGCTATGTGTTCGCCCTCGCTCCGCCGAATGAAGAGACCAATCCCGTCGACCTGCTCGACATCGATGGGGCGATCCTCCTGGAGCCGACCGTCGACGACCCCCTCGCCGAGGCGCTGCGTGACCGTGGCATCCCCTACGTCACGATCGACGGGCCGGGCCCGGGTGGCGGACCAGGTGCGGGAGTCGGGCCGGGCGCGGGTGGCGGACTGCCGGTCGATCAGGCCGGAGATGCCGAAGCAGGGGCCGACAGCAAGTGGAGCATCGACCTGCACCACCGGGCGACAGCCGGACTGCTGCTCGACCACCTCGTCGAGCAGGGCGCCGCACAGCCGGCGCTGCTGGTCAGCCGCAGCCTGCGCGGCGCCCAGACAGCGGCCCGCGAAGTCTACGCAGAGACCGCCGCAGCCCGCAGTTTCACACCGCTGATCGCCGAGGCGGATGAGACCTCCGGAGAAGACGGAGCCTTCTCCGCCACGAAGAGGCTGTTGGCAGAGCACCCGGACATCGACGCGGTGCTCGCCCCCATCGACACCTTCGCCACCGGCGCGGTGAGGGCCGCCCAGGACTCCGGTCGGACGGTCGGCGAAGACCTGCTCGTCGCCACTCGCTACGACGGTCTGCGCGCCCGGACGAGCAATCCGCCGCTGACCGCCGTCGACCTCGGGCTCGAGGCGATCTCGAGTGCGGCGGTCGAGATGCTAGTGACCGTTCTCGATGGCGACCACGCGTCGAATGCGGGAGCAGCCCTTGTCGGCGGCGACAGGGGACCCGCCGCGGCGGACGATTCCGGGTCGGCCGCCTCGGCGGGTTCATCTGGCCCTGCCCTTGTCGTCAGGGAATCAACGGCCGGCGTATCCCCGGACAGGCGCAGGGACTGA
- a CDS encoding sulfite exporter TauE/SafE family protein, which translates to MSMLAFAIIAAVVLISAFVQGSTGMGFAMLLAPVVTFIDPSLIPVMLLVLMIPLNLYIAAREREHIDWTGVKWISVGRFAGTFAGLWILVIVNLHQLALLIGWSTLIAAVVALLAPKFTPNKPVLATVGLVTGVTETSTGIGGPPYALAYQHSPGPELRSTVAVCFLVGEVISLIVLAFSGQVSTETMITTAWMLPFLAVGSFLSRYVHHRLDGPVLRYIVLGFAIVSGIIVIVQA; encoded by the coding sequence ATGTCGATGCTCGCGTTCGCGATCATCGCCGCGGTCGTCCTCATCTCCGCGTTCGTGCAGGGATCGACGGGGATGGGGTTCGCGATGCTCCTCGCCCCGGTCGTGACGTTCATCGACCCGAGTCTCATCCCGGTGATGCTGCTCGTGCTCATGATCCCGCTCAACCTCTACATCGCCGCGCGGGAGCGGGAGCATATCGACTGGACCGGGGTGAAATGGATCAGTGTCGGGCGTTTTGCGGGCACATTCGCCGGTCTGTGGATCCTCGTCATCGTCAACCTCCACCAGCTCGCGCTGCTCATCGGCTGGTCGACGCTCATCGCCGCGGTCGTCGCGCTGCTGGCGCCGAAATTCACGCCGAACAAGCCGGTGCTCGCGACGGTCGGGCTCGTCACCGGAGTCACCGAGACTTCGACGGGCATCGGCGGGCCGCCCTATGCGCTGGCCTATCAGCACAGCCCGGGGCCGGAGCTGCGGTCGACGGTGGCGGTGTGCTTCCTCGTCGGTGAGGTCATCTCGCTCATCGTGCTGGCCTTCAGCGGGCAGGTGTCGACGGAGACGATGATCACGACAGCGTGGATGCTGCCGTTCCTCGCCGTCGGATCGTTCCTCTCCCGCTACGTCCACCACCGCCTCGACGGGCCGGTGCTGCGCTATATCGTGCTCGGCTTCGCCATCGTCTCCGGCATCATCGTCATCGTCCAGGCGTGA
- a CDS encoding amidohydrolase family protein, whose amino-acid sequence MTQLRGLHESPTLLVPEKVLLPEGAQTGHAVLVDDGRILAVGPLAEVAAQAESLLIGADADDPNLRADRAAGFTRIDLPGRLLMPGFIDAHHHLTQTFGKSLVFGEPSEIFQRVWVPMESNMDAEAIDVATRLAAWESLRGGFTTVADAGTRSSVDVSAISDVTADVGLRCVLGVICNDLGGGVRTSTVAEVVAAADRHLNRWDAEPLVHPSLAVSIPEGASDEALVEITQMARGAGVPFQTHLNEHIVAVERSLISSGERPLERLARLGALGPELLAAHATLLTSREIRLLRDSGGAIAYNPVASSWKGNAVAPALLMHELGMRIGLGTDGTRSDAFRLLDAAETAQRLTGGMDVIDSSAGGGWTWLEQGLRGGADAVGLGGQIGEISPGTRADLLVLNIDTPEFVPSWDVPWELVRLANRDQIEAVIVDGKLRLEHGWPVDWDGRAFLEQAKDVSRRVVENSPITRIDPSATEHRAKWMAEHEPTSELHGAAASARDDF is encoded by the coding sequence ATGACTCAGCTGCGCGGCCTCCACGAATCCCCGACCCTGCTCGTCCCGGAGAAGGTCCTCCTGCCCGAAGGCGCGCAGACCGGCCATGCGGTGCTCGTCGACGACGGTCGGATCCTTGCCGTCGGTCCCCTCGCCGAGGTGGCCGCCCAGGCCGAATCGCTGCTCATCGGTGCCGATGCCGACGATCCGAATCTCCGTGCTGACCGAGCAGCCGGATTCACCCGCATCGACCTGCCCGGACGCCTGCTCATGCCCGGCTTCATCGACGCACACCACCACCTGACGCAGACCTTCGGCAAGTCCCTCGTCTTCGGCGAACCCTCGGAGATCTTCCAGCGCGTATGGGTGCCGATGGAGTCGAACATGGACGCCGAAGCCATCGACGTCGCCACCCGACTGGCAGCCTGGGAGTCCCTGCGCGGCGGCTTCACCACCGTCGCCGACGCCGGCACCCGCTCGAGCGTCGACGTCTCCGCGATCTCCGACGTCACAGCGGACGTCGGCCTGCGCTGCGTGCTCGGCGTCATCTGCAACGACCTCGGCGGGGGAGTGCGCACCTCGACCGTCGCCGAGGTGGTCGCCGCCGCCGATAGACATCTGAACAGGTGGGACGCCGAGCCCCTCGTCCATCCCTCCCTGGCCGTGTCCATCCCCGAGGGCGCCTCCGACGAGGCGCTCGTGGAGATCACGCAGATGGCCCGAGGCGCGGGGGTGCCCTTCCAGACCCACCTCAACGAACACATCGTCGCCGTCGAGCGCTCCCTCATCTCCAGCGGTGAACGCCCGCTCGAACGCTTGGCCCGCCTCGGGGCTCTGGGGCCGGAACTGCTGGCCGCTCATGCCACGCTGCTCACCTCGCGCGAGATCCGACTGCTGCGCGACTCCGGGGGCGCGATCGCCTACAATCCGGTCGCGAGTTCGTGGAAGGGCAACGCAGTGGCGCCGGCTCTGCTCATGCACGAGCTCGGTATGCGCATCGGCCTCGGCACCGACGGCACCCGTTCGGATGCCTTCCGCCTCCTCGACGCCGCCGAGACCGCCCAGCGACTCACCGGCGGAATGGACGTCATCGACTCCTCCGCCGGCGGCGGTTGGACCTGGCTCGAACAGGGTCTGCGCGGCGGTGCCGACGCCGTGGGACTGGGCGGGCAGATCGGAGAGATCTCGCCCGGCACCCGTGCCGACCTGCTCGTTCTCAACATCGACACCCCGGAGTTCGTGCCCTCGTGGGATGTGCCGTGGGAACTCGTGCGCCTGGCCAATCGCGACCAGATCGAAGCGGTCATCGTCGACGGCAAGCTGCGCCTCGAACACGGTTGGCCAGTCGACTGGGACGGCAGGGCATTCCTCGAGCAGGCGAAAGACGTCTCCCGCCGCGTCGTAGAGAACTCACCGATCACGCGCATCGACCCGAGCGCGACCGAGCACAGAGCGAAATGGATGGCCGAGCACGAGCCGACGTCGGAACTGCACGGAGCAGCCGCCTCGGCGAGGGATGACTTCTGA
- a CDS encoding methyltransferase domain-containing protein, whose protein sequence is MTTLPLTPASADHGHLHCGYFERGECRSCALLETSYGQQITDKEAWCREILAEAAPREWLPTFAGGVRGFRNRAKLAIGGSAGRVTLGILDQEFHGVDLRECGIQAPAIRAVIPVLANFLDATGLEPYDVSARRGELKFVHVTAAPSGELMIRFVVRTQHGLDVLRSRRARLIERVPDASVVSVNLLPEHKAVLEGSREEMLRGESLRMNLNRVDLHLRPQSFFQTNTHVAIGLYNQVAEWVDAVESANLWDLYCGVGGFALYCATPSRRVTGVEVSEQAIESAKISAGELGVDARFLAGDATEFAEANLVTSTDATGPAGVERPDCVIVNPPRRGIGARLSAALEGSGLEHIVYSSCNPTSLAKDLARMPSYQVAQARIFDMFPHTKHLEVAVLLERR, encoded by the coding sequence ATGACAACCCTGCCGCTCACCCCCGCCTCGGCGGATCATGGGCACCTGCATTGCGGCTATTTCGAGCGCGGGGAATGCCGTTCCTGTGCGCTCCTCGAGACCTCTTACGGACAGCAGATCACGGACAAGGAGGCCTGGTGTCGGGAAATCCTCGCCGAGGCGGCCCCGCGGGAATGGCTGCCGACCTTCGCCGGCGGAGTGCGGGGCTTCAGGAATCGGGCGAAGCTCGCCATCGGAGGTTCGGCCGGGCGGGTGACCTTGGGCATCCTCGATCAGGAGTTCCACGGCGTCGACCTGCGCGAATGCGGGATTCAGGCTCCGGCGATCCGAGCTGTCATTCCGGTGCTCGCGAACTTCCTCGATGCCACCGGACTCGAGCCCTACGATGTCTCTGCTCGTCGCGGAGAGTTGAAGTTCGTCCATGTCACGGCGGCTCCATCGGGTGAGCTGATGATCCGGTTCGTCGTGCGCACTCAGCATGGTCTGGACGTGCTGAGGTCGCGGCGAGCGCGATTGATCGAACGTGTGCCGGATGCCTCGGTGGTGTCGGTGAATCTGCTGCCCGAACACAAGGCGGTCCTCGAGGGCAGTCGGGAGGAGATGCTTCGCGGCGAGTCGCTGCGGATGAACCTCAATCGGGTCGATCTGCATCTGCGGCCGCAGAGCTTCTTCCAGACGAACACGCACGTGGCTATCGGCTTGTACAACCAGGTGGCCGAGTGGGTGGACGCGGTCGAGTCTGCGAATCTGTGGGATCTCTACTGCGGTGTCGGTGGGTTCGCGCTCTACTGTGCGACCCCGTCCCGTCGGGTCACCGGCGTCGAGGTCAGTGAGCAGGCGATCGAGTCGGCGAAGATCAGCGCCGGTGAGCTCGGTGTCGATGCCCGGTTCCTCGCCGGCGATGCCACGGAGTTCGCCGAGGCGAACTTGGTCACCTCAACCGATGCGACCGGCCCTGCCGGCGTCGAACGTCCGGACTGCGTGATCGTCAACCCGCCTCGGCGAGGGATCGGTGCACGGCTGTCGGCCGCGCTGGAGGGTTCCGGACTCGAGCACATCGTCTACTCGAGCTGCAATCCCACCTCTCTAGCGAAGGACCTCGCACGGATGCCCAGCTATCAGGTGGCTCAGGCGCGGATCTTCGACATGTTCCCGCACACAAAGCACCTTGAGGTCGCGGTGCTGCTCGAGCGGCGGTGA
- a CDS encoding BCCT family transporter, protein MPATEAAMSPETTMTMLNSPAPGPASSTAGGSDRSTATASSSGSDDPPPADRTGTEPGPGDGQTVFAAATRSNRVGKVFVCSVAIVIAFMVWATISPDALAGIMTRAMTAVSTGFGWIYLVVPFAAIAMLVWFAASRFGRLRLGSSDSRPEYRTITWLAMILAAVMGIGLVSYGVAEPMSHFMVPPHGLAEPETMDAAIRAMQFSYLDWGFQAWAIFGVFGLAIGYSTHRKGRPALVSTMLRPVLGRFVDGWVGNAIDILTIIATLFGTTTSLGLGASQIGEGLNTIFGIDSTIILQILVISVLTLLFTGSALTGVSRGIRYISQITLTMATLLGLFVFVTGPSGFISNLFVHSVGAFAGDFIELSFMTPTNAEDSEWMLSWTYFMMAWWLSWSAFVGIFLAKISKGRTIRQFVAGVLLVPSAVFFVWFTVMGGSAIKFDLDGAGIGEATQDNLDTAFFSLLDQLPLSMLASVFTIIMVILFFVSSADSNTFVLSSLSSRGSFAPRRPVIATWGFLTGACAIVLLLVGGLQALQQAAMLSAVPFTVIVVILGIALVKELRSDHQIVEEVARERRVLGF, encoded by the coding sequence ATGCCTGCCACCGAGGCGGCCATGAGTCCGGAGACCACGATGACGATGCTGAACTCACCCGCCCCTGGACCCGCAAGCAGCACTGCAGGCGGATCCGATCGCTCAACTGCGACCGCCTCCTCGAGCGGGTCCGACGACCCTCCCCCTGCTGACCGGACCGGGACCGAGCCCGGTCCGGGCGACGGCCAGACTGTATTTGCCGCGGCCACCCGCTCGAACCGGGTCGGAAAAGTGTTCGTGTGCTCGGTCGCCATCGTCATCGCGTTCATGGTGTGGGCGACGATCTCTCCTGACGCCCTGGCTGGGATCATGACGCGGGCGATGACCGCGGTCTCCACCGGATTCGGCTGGATCTACCTCGTCGTTCCCTTCGCCGCGATCGCGATGCTGGTGTGGTTCGCCGCCAGCCGCTTCGGTCGCCTCCGCCTCGGCTCATCCGATTCCCGCCCCGAATACCGGACGATCACCTGGTTGGCGATGATCCTAGCCGCCGTGATGGGAATCGGTCTGGTCAGCTATGGAGTGGCCGAACCGATGTCGCACTTCATGGTTCCGCCCCACGGTCTGGCCGAGCCGGAGACCATGGACGCGGCGATTCGCGCGATGCAGTTCTCCTACCTCGACTGGGGCTTCCAGGCCTGGGCGATCTTCGGCGTCTTCGGACTGGCGATCGGCTATTCCACCCACCGGAAGGGTCGTCCGGCACTCGTGTCGACGATGCTGCGCCCCGTCCTCGGCCGATTCGTCGACGGCTGGGTCGGCAACGCGATCGACATCCTCACCATCATCGCCACACTCTTCGGGACGACGACGTCCCTGGGCCTCGGCGCCTCGCAGATCGGCGAAGGTCTCAACACGATCTTCGGCATCGACTCCACCATCATCCTGCAGATCCTCGTCATCTCCGTCCTCACTCTCCTCTTCACCGGGTCGGCCCTGACCGGAGTGAGCCGCGGCATCAGATACATCTCACAGATCACCTTGACCATGGCGACGTTGCTCGGGCTTTTCGTCTTCGTCACCGGTCCCAGCGGCTTCATCTCCAACCTGTTCGTTCATTCCGTCGGCGCGTTCGCCGGCGACTTCATCGAACTGAGCTTCATGACACCCACGAACGCCGAGGACAGCGAATGGATGCTGAGTTGGACGTACTTCATGATGGCGTGGTGGCTGTCGTGGAGCGCGTTCGTCGGCATCTTCCTGGCGAAGATCTCGAAGGGCCGCACGATCCGTCAGTTCGTCGCCGGAGTCCTTCTCGTGCCGAGCGCCGTATTCTTCGTCTGGTTCACCGTGATGGGCGGTTCGGCGATCAAGTTCGACCTGGACGGGGCCGGAATCGGTGAGGCGACTCAGGACAACTTGGACACCGCGTTCTTCAGCCTGCTCGACCAGCTGCCGCTGTCCATGCTCGCCTCGGTCTTCACGATCATCATGGTGATCCTGTTCTTCGTCTCCTCAGCCGACTCGAACACCTTCGTCCTCAGTTCCCTGTCCTCGCGAGGGTCCTTCGCTCCCCGGCGCCCGGTCATCGCGACCTGGGGCTTTCTCACCGGAGCCTGCGCGATCGTGCTGCTCCTCGTGGGCGGGCTGCAGGCTCTGCAGCAGGCGGCGATGCTCTCGGCGGTTCCGTTCACCGTCATCGTGGTCATTCTCGGCATCGCACTGGTCAAGGAACTGCGCAGCGACCACCAGATCGTCGAGGAGGTCGCACGCGAACGGCGAGTCCTCGGATTCTGA
- a CDS encoding IclR family transcriptional regulator encodes MAEVPALRRAIAILRHMASSNRAITAGALVRSLDIPRSSAYDILAVLEELGLVARTESGYVLGAGVHELGSSYLRTNPLQRLAQPIVRQLAEDTATTAQLAVIRGWETEYVLKEQSLKSVALITATGVRMPSYLTATGRAILAQLPKSEVLAMLQSETEFVTRTGKGPNSVKALNAVLAQERRTGSAIEHGEVTPGISTIAAPVFDVLGRPIAAIGLSFVTETLPEDTESLIERVRTAAAEVTAKLR; translated from the coding sequence GTGGCTGAGGTTCCCGCACTGCGGCGGGCGATCGCGATCCTGCGGCACATGGCGTCGTCGAACCGGGCGATCACGGCCGGTGCGCTGGTCCGGTCCCTCGATATTCCCCGGTCGAGCGCGTACGACATCCTCGCCGTGCTCGAGGAACTCGGGCTCGTGGCGCGAACCGAATCCGGGTATGTGCTGGGAGCCGGCGTGCACGAGCTCGGGTCGTCCTACCTGCGGACGAACCCCCTGCAGCGGTTGGCGCAGCCGATCGTCCGTCAGCTCGCCGAGGATACGGCCACGACCGCACAGCTCGCCGTCATCCGCGGCTGGGAGACGGAGTACGTGCTCAAGGAGCAGTCGCTCAAATCCGTCGCACTCATCACCGCCACCGGGGTGCGCATGCCCAGCTACCTCACGGCGACCGGACGGGCGATCCTCGCGCAGCTGCCGAAGTCCGAGGTGCTCGCGATGCTGCAGTCCGAGACCGAGTTCGTCACTCGAACCGGCAAAGGCCCGAACTCGGTGAAGGCGCTCAACGCGGTCCTCGCCCAGGAACGACGGACCGGCAGTGCGATCGAACACGGGGAAGTCACCCCCGGAATCTCGACGATCGCGGCTCCCGTCTTCGACGTGCTCGGTCGCCCGATCGCGGCCATCGGCCTCTCGTTCGTCACCGAGACCCTGCCAGAGGACACCGAATCTCTGATCGAGCGGGTCAGAACCGCCGCCGCCGAGGTGACCGCCAAGCTGCGGTGA
- a CDS encoding amidohydrolase family protein encodes MSTRYWCESAWVDGAVARGVLLSADDAGTLTAVETGIDTAPSDAEAVHGFVLPGGVNAHSHAFHRMLRGRTHGDGGTFWTWREVMYSVAAKLDPQSYETVARAVFAEMLAGGYTSVGEFHYIHHDQDGTPYGTDRPHRDGADPVAEAHDHTERPRGDADAGAGPRAHAMERALARAAASAGIRIRLLDTCYLTGAIDAELSVEQARFGDGTIDGYMDRHSALAESFAQEFPVNAPGESFVHVGAAIHSIRAVPAANLPRFTELTGPVHVHLSEQPAENEACQAAYGATPTEVLARSGAVDDRLSAVHATHLSDEDIALLGGSRSTIVMCPCTEADLADGIGPARELADAGAVISLGSDQHVVLDALRETQGLEAGERLRSGQRGRFSPAELITALTEGGAHSLELPVGSLEVGKACDFVALRTDSMRTMGSLDEQIILTATSADVHLTVSGGRVRVRDGVHTDLGDISGLYAQAFAALEMEG; translated from the coding sequence ATGAGCACCCGCTACTGGTGCGAATCCGCCTGGGTCGACGGAGCCGTCGCCCGCGGAGTCCTGCTGAGCGCCGATGACGCCGGAACGCTGACCGCCGTCGAAACCGGGATCGACACCGCACCCTCCGACGCCGAGGCGGTACACGGGTTCGTTCTGCCCGGCGGAGTCAACGCGCATTCGCATGCCTTCCACCGGATGCTGCGCGGCCGCACCCACGGTGACGGCGGCACCTTCTGGACCTGGCGCGAGGTCATGTACTCCGTCGCCGCGAAACTCGACCCGCAGTCCTACGAGACCGTAGCCCGTGCCGTCTTCGCCGAGATGCTCGCCGGCGGGTACACCTCGGTGGGCGAATTCCACTACATCCACCACGACCAGGACGGGACGCCGTACGGAACCGACCGTCCCCACAGGGACGGCGCGGATCCGGTCGCCGAGGCGCACGACCACACCGAACGTCCCCGCGGGGACGCGGACGCCGGTGCCGGGCCTCGGGCCCACGCGATGGAGCGAGCGCTGGCACGGGCGGCCGCCTCGGCGGGGATCCGGATTCGACTGCTCGACACCTGCTACCTCACCGGCGCCATCGACGCCGAACTCTCGGTCGAACAGGCCCGATTCGGCGACGGCACGATCGACGGCTATATGGACCGGCACTCTGCCCTCGCCGAATCCTTCGCGCAGGAATTTCCCGTCAACGCTCCAGGTGAGAGCTTCGTGCACGTGGGGGCGGCCATTCACTCGATCCGCGCCGTGCCCGCCGCGAACCTGCCGAGGTTCACCGAACTGACCGGGCCCGTGCATGTGCACCTGTCCGAACAGCCGGCGGAGAACGAAGCCTGCCAGGCCGCGTACGGTGCCACCCCGACCGAGGTGCTCGCCCGCTCCGGAGCCGTCGACGACCGGCTTTCGGCCGTTCACGCCACCCACCTCAGCGATGAGGACATCGCGCTCCTCGGAGGCTCACGCTCGACGATCGTCATGTGCCCGTGCACCGAGGCGGACCTCGCCGACGGCATCGGACCGGCGCGGGAACTCGCCGACGCCGGAGCCGTGATCTCGCTCGGCTCCGACCAGCACGTCGTCCTCGACGCATTGCGGGAGACTCAGGGACTCGAGGCTGGCGAACGCCTGCGCTCCGGACAGCGCGGACGCTTCTCCCCAGCCGAACTCATCACGGCGCTGACCGAAGGCGGGGCGCACAGCCTCGAGCTTCCCGTCGGCTCGCTCGAGGTCGGGAAGGCGTGTGACTTCGTGGCCCTGCGCACCGACAGCATGCGCACCATGGGATCACTGGACGAACAGATCATCCTCACGGCCACCTCGGCGGATGTGCATCTGACCGTCAGCGGCGGCCGGGTCCGCGTGCGCGACGGAGTGCACACCGACCTCGGCGATATCTCCGGACTCTACGCGCAGGCCTTCGCAGCCTTGGAGATGGAGGGCTGA